In Gemmatimonadetes bacterium T265, one DNA window encodes the following:
- a CDS encoding MBL fold metallo-hydrolase, with product MSHYPPVPEQITPTPVVPGVWDLPISIVHAYLIADGDAPGAPLALVDTGLPGSARAILSGVAALGRRPEDVRWIVATHLHVDHTGSLAELKRLTGAEVMMHPADAAMVAEGRGGRTMHETPAPGSATFVAGFDPATRRMEPCATDRPLADGDELPFAGGVRVVHAPGHAAGQVALLVPGAGGVLVAADALANGNGLGWSLGYEDLVLGAASVGRLAGLTFDAAVFGHGDPLVGGADARFREAARTVFGAGSA from the coding sequence ATGAGCCACTACCCGCCGGTCCCCGAGCAGATCACCCCGACGCCGGTCGTCCCCGGCGTCTGGGACCTGCCGATCAGCATCGTGCACGCGTACCTGATCGCCGACGGCGACGCGCCCGGCGCGCCGCTGGCGCTGGTCGACACCGGCCTCCCCGGCAGCGCGCGGGCGATCCTGAGCGGGGTCGCCGCCCTCGGGCGCCGGCCGGAGGACGTGCGCTGGATCGTCGCGACCCACCTGCACGTGGACCACACGGGCAGCCTCGCGGAGCTCAAGCGCCTGACCGGCGCCGAGGTGATGATGCACCCCGCCGACGCGGCGATGGTGGCCGAAGGGCGGGGCGGGCGGACGATGCACGAAACCCCCGCGCCCGGCTCCGCCACGTTCGTCGCGGGGTTCGACCCCGCGACGCGGCGCATGGAGCCGTGCGCGACCGACCGGCCGCTCGCCGACGGCGACGAGCTGCCCTTCGCCGGCGGTGTGCGCGTGGTGCACGCGCCGGGGCACGCGGCCGGGCAGGTGGCGCTGCTGGTCCCGGGCGCGGGCGGGGTGCTGGTGGCCGCCGACGCGCTGGCCAATGGCAACGGCCTCGGCTGGAGCCTGGGCTACGAGGACCTCGTGTTAGGCGCCGCGTCGGTCGGGCGGCTCGCCGGCCTGACGTTCGACGCCGCGGTGTTCGGGCACGGGGATCCGCTCGTGGGCGGGGCGGACGCGCGGTTCCGCGAGGCGGCGCGAACGGTTTTCGGCGCGGGCTCGGCCTGA
- a CDS encoding glucose-fructose oxidoreductase, with translation MSDALSRSPDAAQAGAGDASAVAPAIDSSRRDFLAHAGAGLGALSIAGGALTLLDGGTARAQAPVDRGQTTPGSGNGPGAQPPKVEFPPTQKSTERKEGGPPTPEPPDQRVGYCVIGLGRIALTQMIPGMGESKRSKLVAVMTGDPNKGRAVAAQYGLDPRRVYGYDEWDRLRDDRAVEAVYVATPNALHAEQVVRAAGAGKHVLCEKPMATNVADAERMVRACAAAGRRLMVAYRIQYEPHNRAAMRMVRDSGPGRGPLGKITLIEMANGQAQGDPTQWRQKLALAGGGALPDVGIYCFNTARFLTGEEPVEVRAQLVDPKDDPRFREVEETVVWSMRFPSGTLANCSTSYGIHQSRRYRVNGEDGWVEVDPAFSYDGLRMRAARAENGQERIAELPMSQKSQFAREADHFSQCVRENRQPYTPGEEGVQDHRVQAAIYEAARTGRPATLAAVAGKDAFRGPAPQEEMA, from the coding sequence ATGTCCGACGCCCTGTCCCGCTCGCCCGACGCCGCCCAGGCCGGCGCTGGCGACGCGTCCGCCGTCGCCCCCGCGATCGACTCGTCGCGCCGCGACTTCCTCGCCCACGCCGGCGCCGGACTCGGCGCGCTCTCGATCGCCGGCGGGGCGCTTACCCTGCTCGACGGGGGCACGGCGCGCGCCCAGGCCCCGGTCGACCGCGGCCAGACCACGCCCGGGAGCGGGAACGGCCCCGGCGCGCAGCCGCCCAAGGTCGAGTTCCCGCCGACCCAGAAGTCGACCGAGCGGAAGGAGGGCGGCCCGCCCACCCCCGAGCCGCCGGACCAGCGCGTCGGCTACTGCGTGATCGGGCTCGGCCGCATCGCGCTCACGCAGATGATCCCGGGGATGGGAGAGTCGAAGCGCTCCAAGCTCGTCGCCGTGATGACCGGGGACCCGAACAAAGGGCGCGCGGTCGCAGCGCAGTACGGGCTCGACCCGCGCCGCGTCTACGGCTACGACGAGTGGGACCGGCTGCGCGACGACCGCGCGGTCGAGGCGGTCTACGTCGCGACGCCCAACGCGCTGCACGCCGAGCAGGTGGTGCGCGCGGCGGGGGCGGGCAAGCACGTGCTCTGCGAGAAGCCGATGGCGACCAACGTCGCCGACGCGGAGCGCATGGTGCGGGCGTGCGCGGCGGCGGGGCGCAGGCTCATGGTCGCCTACCGCATCCAGTACGAGCCGCACAACCGCGCGGCGATGCGCATGGTGCGCGACTCCGGCCCGGGGCGCGGGCCGTTAGGCAAGATCACGCTGATCGAGATGGCCAACGGCCAGGCGCAGGGCGACCCGACGCAGTGGCGGCAGAAGCTCGCGCTCGCCGGGGGCGGCGCGCTCCCCGACGTCGGCATCTACTGCTTCAACACGGCGCGCTTCCTCACCGGCGAGGAGCCCGTCGAGGTCCGCGCGCAGCTCGTGGACCCCAAGGACGACCCGCGCTTCCGCGAGGTCGAGGAGACGGTCGTCTGGTCGATGCGCTTCCCGTCGGGCACGCTCGCCAACTGCTCGACGAGCTACGGCATTCACCAGTCGCGCCGCTACCGCGTGAACGGCGAGGACGGCTGGGTGGAGGTCGACCCGGCGTTCAGCTACGACGGGCTCCGCATGCGCGCCGCGCGTGCGGAGAACGGGCAGGAGCGGATCGCCGAGCTGCCGATGTCGCAGAAGAGCCAGTTCGCGCGCGAGGCCGACCACTTCTCGCAGTGCGTGCGGGAGAACCGCCAGCCGTATACGCCGGGCGAGGAGGGCGTGCAGGACCACCGCGTCCAGGCGGCGATCTACGAGGCGGCGCGCACCGGGCGGCCCGCCACGCTCGCCGCGGTGGCGGGGAAGGACGCGTTCCGCGGGCCGGCGCCGCAGGAGGAGATGGCCTAA